The window CGTTAGCCACCGCGGCCGGGCGCTGAAGCGGCTCGTGGACTTCCTGAAAGAGGAACGGCCGTGAGGAGAATCGTCGCTCTACTACTCCTGGCGCTGGTCCTCATCGCGGGCTGCCGCTACACCTTCAGCCCCAATCTGCCGCCGGGAATCGAGTCGGTGGCGGTGCCCACGGTCGCCAACTCCACCTTCGAGTACGGCATCGAGCAGGAGCTCACCGCCGCCATCATCGAGGAACTCCTGGTCAACTCGCCCCTGACCGTGGCCCCCGAGGCGCGCGCCGACGCCCTCCTCATCGTCACCATCACCGGCTACACCACCCGCGCCGTGGCCTACGACGTGGAGGAAGCGGTGAAAAAACGCGAGCTCACCGTGGAGCTCGAGGTGGTCTTCCGGGACCTGGCCGCCAAGCGCGACCTCTGGCGGGACACCTCCCTCTCCGAGCGCGTGACGTACTACGACGTCGAAACCACCGGGGGGAGCGGGACCGAGGCGGAGGCCTACACCGAGTCGGTCAACCTCCTGGCCCAGCGGGTCGTGGACCGCATCGTCGAGGGTTGGTAGCCGGTTAAAAAAAGCGCCCCCCCGCTCCTCCGCGCCGCCCGAGGGGGGATTGTCGGTGAGAGGGTCGCACACCCTTGCAACACCCTCAAATTCTGCTA of the bacterium genome contains:
- a CDS encoding LptE family protein, which gives rise to MRRIVALLLLALVLIAGCRYTFSPNLPPGIESVAVPTVANSTFEYGIEQELTAAIIEELLVNSPLTVAPEARADALLIVTITGYTTRAVAYDVEEAVKKRELTVELEVVFRDLAAKRDLWRDTSLSERVTYYDVETTGGSGTEAEAYTESVNLLAQRVVDRIVEGW